A genomic window from Pseudocitrobacter corydidari includes:
- the waaB gene encoding lipopolysaccharide 1,6-galactosyltransferase — MKIVFIGEAISGFGGMETVIRNVIQTLSAEPFSMQCKIFFTCRKNDMDKKWLKDIDAHYSISNIKLSPLRRAKHLHALSRWLSDEQPDIVIAIDPLSCLYASKARLKMNGHFTLFSWPHFSLDHKKHAKYITCADEHLAISCGIRQQMIKRGVPEKNIHVIYNPTDKSPVIIPAHSQNDIPTFIYVGRLKFEGQKRVKDLLDAFSRVPGRWKLHIIGDGSDSERCKTYAQDLCIANRIRWHGWQAQPWKVVQEEIGQVTALLLTSSFEGFPMTLLEAMARGIPCISADCVSGPGDIIIPGVNGYLYPPGELGELSALISAMINGEKTLDHATIPASIEAFYAENYFRRLHDILYSHAPHSSLSYDESKKKPAPLTTAFN; from the coding sequence ATGAAAATAGTATTTATTGGTGAAGCTATCTCAGGTTTTGGCGGAATGGAAACAGTGATTCGCAATGTTATTCAGACATTGAGCGCTGAACCTTTCTCTATGCAATGTAAAATATTTTTTACCTGTCGCAAGAATGACATGGATAAAAAATGGCTTAAAGATATTGATGCCCATTACTCCATTTCAAATATCAAATTATCCCCATTACGCAGGGCGAAGCATCTTCATGCCTTGAGCCGATGGCTTTCGGATGAACAGCCCGATATCGTTATTGCTATCGACCCCCTCTCATGCCTTTATGCCAGTAAGGCTCGCTTAAAAATGAATGGCCACTTCACGCTATTTTCCTGGCCACATTTTTCGCTGGATCATAAAAAGCATGCGAAATATATCACCTGCGCCGATGAGCATCTGGCTATTAGCTGCGGCATCCGCCAGCAGATGATTAAGCGAGGCGTACCCGAAAAGAATATTCACGTCATCTATAACCCAACGGATAAAAGCCCGGTCATTATTCCTGCGCATAGCCAGAATGATATTCCAACCTTTATCTATGTTGGTAGATTAAAATTCGAAGGGCAGAAACGGGTTAAGGATCTACTCGACGCTTTTTCTCGCGTGCCGGGGCGCTGGAAATTACACATCATCGGGGACGGTTCAGACAGTGAACGTTGCAAAACATATGCACAAGACTTATGTATTGCGAACCGCATTCGCTGGCATGGCTGGCAGGCGCAACCGTGGAAAGTGGTGCAGGAGGAGATAGGCCAGGTGACCGCGTTACTGCTGACCTCCTCGTTTGAAGGCTTCCCGATGACGCTACTGGAAGCCATGGCACGCGGCATTCCCTGCATCAGTGCAGACTGCGTTTCCGGGCCGGGCGATATTATCATCCCGGGCGTCAACGGTTATCTCTATCCGCCCGGCGAGCTGGGCGAATTGTCGGCACTGATTTCAGCGATGATAAACGGCGAGAAAACTCTCGACCATGCCACCATCCCCGCATCTATCGAAGCGTTCTATGCGGAAAATTACTTCCGCCGATTGCATGATATTTTGTATTCGCATGCGCCACACTCTTCGCTCTCATATGACGAAAGCAAGAAAAAACCTGCGCCACTCACGACCGCGTTCAATTAA
- the entF gene encoding enterobactin non-ribosomal peptide synthetase EntF, translated as MSPRLSLVAAQPGIWMAEKLSTLPNAWSVAHYVELEGEVDGELLARAIVAGVNQADTLRMRFGEDNGEPWQQVDDSMMFPTPDVHDLRADADPHQAAMSLMQTDLAQNLRLESGNPLLCHQLYRVGDRRWYWYQRYHHLLVDGFSFPAITRQISEIYRAWQQGEPTPESPFTPFAEVVEEYQRYRESDAYQRDGAFWREQRQSLPSPVSLSPVPLPGRAETTDIWRLKLTADRHAFSRLAAAAPQCQRADLALALSALWLGRLCGRSDFAAGFIFMRRMGSAALTATGPVLNVLPLSVTLNGKETLAELAVRLSGQLKKMRRHQRYDAEQIVRDSGRAAGDEPLFGPVFNVKVFDYHLAFTDVQATTHTLATGPVNDLELALFPDESGGLTLEVLANQQRYDEPTLKRHIARLSALLQQFADNPALACGDADLLSDDEYAQLEKINATAREIPAATLNSLVAEQAAKTPDAPALADARYQLSYRELREQTLALARLLRAHGVQPGDSVAVALPRSVFLTLALHGIVEAGAAWLPLDTGYPDDRLNMMLEDAKPKLLITSADQRHRFPNIESLCYNEPLPVDGDEPLALTTPQQTAYIIFTSGSTGRPKGVMVGHEAIVNRLLWMQDHYPLGADDVVAQKTPCSFDVSVWEFWWPFIAGAQLVMAEPEAHRDPQAMQQFFAEYGVTTTHFVPSMLAAFVASLTPETARCCRTLKRVFCSGEALPAQLCREWEQLTHAPLHNLYGPTEAAVDVSWYPAFGEELANTTGHSVPIGYPVWNTGLRILDAMMRPVPMGIAGDLYLTGIQLAQGYLGRPDLTASRFIADPFAPGERMYRTGDVARWLENGAVEYLGRSDDQLKIRGQRIELGEIDRVMQSLPDVAQAVTHACVINQAAATGGDARQLVGYLVSESGLPLDRDVLLAQLREQLPPHMVPVVLLQLDSLPLSANGKLDRKALPLPQLTVSTQSREPLPGTETLVAQAFSALLGCEINDVEADFFALGGHSLLAMRLAAQLSQQTGRQVTPGQVMVASTVSKLSVLLDAENDEQTQRLGYETLLPLRESHGPTLFCFHPASGFAWQFSVLARYLPANWSITGIQSPRPEGPMQQAATLDEVCDHHLATLLAQQPHGPYYLFGYSLGGTLAQGIAARLRARGEAVAFLGLLDTWPPETQNWSEKEANGLDPEVLAEIAREREAFLAAQQGQASGELFNAIEGNYADAVRLLTTAHSARFDGKATLFVAERTLPEGMDPQQVWAPWVGELEAYRQDCAHVDIISPQAFVTIGPILKDILGKL; from the coding sequence ATGAGCCCGCGTTTATCGTTAGTTGCCGCCCAACCGGGGATCTGGATGGCGGAAAAACTCTCAACGTTACCAAATGCCTGGAGCGTGGCGCATTACGTTGAGCTGGAAGGCGAAGTGGATGGCGAACTGCTGGCGCGCGCGATTGTCGCCGGGGTGAATCAGGCCGATACGCTGCGTATGCGTTTTGGCGAGGACAACGGCGAGCCGTGGCAGCAGGTCGACGACAGCATGATGTTCCCAACGCCAGACGTACACGATCTTCGCGCTGATGCCGACCCGCACCAGGCCGCCATGAGCCTGATGCAGACCGATCTGGCGCAGAACCTGCGTCTGGAAAGTGGTAATCCGCTGCTGTGTCATCAACTCTATCGCGTTGGCGATCGCCGCTGGTACTGGTATCAGCGTTATCATCATTTACTGGTTGATGGCTTCAGCTTCCCGGCCATTACCCGCCAAATCAGCGAAATTTACCGCGCCTGGCAGCAGGGCGAACCGACGCCGGAATCACCCTTTACCCCGTTTGCGGAGGTGGTGGAGGAATACCAGCGCTATCGGGAAAGCGACGCGTATCAGCGTGATGGCGCATTCTGGCGCGAGCAGCGTCAATCGCTGCCGTCACCGGTCTCTCTCTCTCCCGTTCCGTTGCCGGGGCGCGCGGAAACCACCGATATCTGGCGGCTGAAACTGACTGCCGATCGCCACGCGTTTTCGCGTCTGGCCGCTGCCGCACCGCAGTGCCAGCGTGCCGATCTGGCGCTGGCATTGAGCGCGCTCTGGCTGGGGCGTTTATGCGGGCGCAGCGACTTTGCCGCCGGGTTTATCTTTATGCGACGCATGGGATCGGCGGCGTTAACCGCCACCGGACCGGTGCTGAACGTGTTGCCGCTCTCCGTCACCCTGAATGGCAAAGAAACGCTGGCAGAGCTGGCGGTGCGTCTATCCGGGCAACTGAAGAAAATGCGTCGTCATCAGCGTTACGATGCCGAGCAGATTGTGCGCGACAGCGGGCGTGCGGCGGGCGATGAACCGCTGTTTGGCCCGGTCTTTAACGTCAAAGTGTTTGATTACCATCTGGCGTTCACCGATGTCCAGGCCACCACGCACACGCTGGCGACCGGCCCGGTGAATGATCTCGAGCTGGCGTTGTTCCCGGATGAGTCGGGCGGCCTGACGCTGGAAGTCCTGGCAAATCAACAACGCTACGATGAGCCAACGCTGAAACGTCACATCGCGCGCCTTAGTGCTTTATTGCAGCAGTTTGCGGATAACCCGGCGTTGGCCTGTGGCGATGCGGATCTGCTCTCTGACGACGAATATGCGCAGTTAGAAAAAATAAACGCTACCGCCCGCGAAATCCCGGCAGCTACGCTGAATTCGCTGGTGGCAGAGCAAGCGGCCAAAACGCCAGATGCCCCGGCGCTGGCGGATGCGCGCTACCAGCTTAGCTATCGCGAACTGCGCGAGCAGACGCTGGCGCTGGCGCGACTGCTGCGTGCGCATGGCGTGCAGCCGGGCGATAGCGTCGCCGTGGCGCTGCCGCGCTCGGTGTTTTTAACGCTGGCGCTGCACGGCATCGTGGAAGCCGGAGCCGCATGGCTGCCGCTTGATACGGGCTATCCGGACGATCGCCTGAATATGATGCTGGAAGATGCGAAACCGAAACTGCTCATCACCTCGGCCGATCAGCGTCATCGTTTCCCGAACATCGAAAGCCTTTGCTACAACGAACCGCTGCCGGTAGATGGCGATGAGCCGCTGGCGCTCACCACGCCGCAGCAGACGGCTTATATCATTTTTACCTCGGGATCGACAGGCAGACCAAAAGGCGTGATGGTGGGCCATGAGGCCATCGTTAACCGCCTGCTGTGGATGCAGGACCACTATCCGCTTGGGGCGGATGACGTGGTGGCGCAGAAAACGCCGTGCAGTTTTGATGTCTCGGTATGGGAGTTCTGGTGGCCCTTTATTGCTGGGGCACAACTGGTGATGGCCGAGCCGGAAGCCCACCGCGACCCGCAGGCGATGCAGCAATTCTTCGCAGAATATGGCGTCACCACCACCCACTTTGTGCCGTCGATGCTGGCGGCGTTTGTCGCCTCGCTGACCCCAGAAACGGCACGTTGTTGCCGTACGCTCAAGCGCGTGTTCTGTAGCGGCGAAGCGCTGCCTGCGCAACTTTGCCGCGAGTGGGAACAGCTTACGCACGCTCCGCTGCATAATCTTTATGGCCCGACGGAAGCCGCCGTGGACGTCAGCTGGTATCCGGCGTTTGGCGAAGAGCTGGCGAATACCACTGGCCACAGCGTGCCGATTGGTTATCCGGTCTGGAATACCGGGTTACGCATTCTTGATGCGATGATGCGCCCGGTCCCGATGGGGATTGCGGGCGATCTTTATCTGACCGGCATTCAGCTGGCGCAAGGCTATCTGGGGCGACCCGATCTCACCGCCAGCCGCTTTATTGCCGATCCGTTTGCGCCGGGCGAGCGTATGTATCGCACCGGGGATGTCGCGCGCTGGCTGGAAAACGGCGCGGTGGAGTATCTGGGGCGCAGTGACGATCAGCTGAAAATTCGCGGCCAGCGTATTGAGTTGGGTGAAATTGACCGCGTAATGCAAAGCCTGCCGGATGTCGCACAGGCGGTCACCCATGCCTGCGTAATCAACCAGGCGGCAGCAACCGGCGGCGACGCGCGTCAGCTGGTCGGCTATCTGGTTTCGGAATCAGGTTTACCGTTAGATCGCGATGTATTACTGGCGCAACTGCGGGAACAACTGCCGCCGCATATGGTGCCGGTCGTGCTGCTTCAGCTGGATTCTCTGCCGCTGAGCGCTAACGGTAAGCTCGATCGTAAAGCCCTGCCGCTGCCACAGTTGACGGTGAGCACGCAAAGCCGTGAACCTCTGCCAGGCACGGAAACCCTGGTGGCACAGGCCTTCAGCGCGCTGCTCGGTTGCGAGATTAATGATGTGGAAGCTGATTTCTTCGCGCTGGGTGGCCATTCGCTGTTGGCGATGCGGCTTGCCGCGCAGTTGAGCCAGCAAACCGGGCGTCAGGTGACGCCGGGGCAGGTCATGGTGGCCTCCACGGTGAGCAAACTGAGCGTGCTGCTGGATGCTGAAAATGACGAACAGACGCAGCGTCTGGGTTATGAAACTCTGCTTCCGCTGCGTGAGAGCCACGGGCCAACGCTGTTCTGTTTCCATCCGGCTTCGGGTTTTGCCTGGCAATTCAGCGTGCTGGCGCGTTATCTGCCCGCAAACTGGTCGATAACCGGTATTCAGTCTCCGCGCCCGGAAGGGCCGATGCAGCAGGCGGCGACCCTGGACGAGGTTTGCGACCATCATCTTGCCACGCTGCTGGCGCAGCAACCGCATGGTCCGTACTATCTGTTCGGTTATTCGCTGGGCGGCACGCTGGCGCAGGGCATTGCTGCGCGGCTGCGTGCACGTGGTGAAGCGGTGGCATTCCTGGGATTACTCGATACCTGGCCGCCGGAAACGCAAAACTGGTCGGAGAAAGAAGCCAACGGTCTGGATCCGGAAGTGCTGGCTGAGATCGCCCGTGAGCGCGAGGCGTTTCTCGCCGCTCAGCAGGGGCAAGCCTCTGGCGAACTGTTTAATGCTATCGAAGGCAACTATGCCGATGCGGTGAGGTTGCTCACCACCGCGCACAGCGCCAGATTCGATGGCAAGGCGACGCTGTTTGTGGCTGAACGCACGTTACCGGAAGGTATGGATCCGCAGCAGGTCTGGGCGCCGTGGGTCGGTGAGCTGGAGGCCTATCGCCAGGATTGTGCCCACGTCGATATCATTTCGCCGCAGGCGTTTGTAACGATTGGGCCGATTCTGAAAGATATTCTCGGCAAACTGTAG
- a CDS encoding MbtH family protein: protein MQVSNPFDDVQGQFYLLQNEQQQFSLWPAQCALPAGWRVISQPQSIDACNAWLTDNWSTLIPSHYASEKGAA from the coding sequence ATGCAAGTTAGTAACCCCTTCGACGATGTTCAAGGGCAGTTTTATCTTCTGCAAAATGAACAGCAGCAGTTTAGCCTGTGGCCTGCACAGTGCGCGCTGCCTGCGGGCTGGCGCGTGATTAGCCAGCCGCAATCTATTGATGCCTGCAATGCCTGGCTCACGGATAACTGGTCGACATTGATTCCGTCGCATTATGCGTCTGAGAAGGGGGCTGCATGA
- the fes gene encoding enterochelin esterase — protein sequence MTEKLKAGSDAWWATIKGPQYERVGDRYQVTFWWRDPAGTAQTSPVRRVWIYITGVTDHHHNSAPQTLERLPHTDAWFWKTTLPATWRGSYCFAPSEREDDFPAAIFSQSVPDRALLREGWRKLLPRAVADPLNPQSWKGGRGHAVSALEMPEAPEQPGWATPAAHWDAPQCIEWHSTKLNNTRRVWIFTTGEADASDRPLAVLLDGQFWAESMPVWPALTALTQSGKLPPAVYLLIDVIDNAHRSVELPCNPAFWQALQQELLQQVQAIAPFSDRADRTVVAGQSFGGLASLYAGLYWPERFGCVLSQSGSYWWPHRGGQEEGLILQRLKSGEIQPTGLRIVLEAGVREPIIFRANQALLSQLQQTQQSIFWRQVDGGHDALCWRGGLTAGLMTLWEPLVHAN from the coding sequence GTGACGGAGAAGTTAAAGGCAGGAAGCGATGCCTGGTGGGCAACGATAAAAGGCCCGCAGTATGAACGTGTTGGCGATCGCTATCAGGTGACATTCTGGTGGCGAGACCCAGCGGGCACCGCGCAAACATCCCCTGTTCGTCGGGTGTGGATTTACATCACCGGCGTCACCGATCATCACCATAACTCCGCACCACAAACGCTGGAACGCCTGCCTCATACCGATGCCTGGTTCTGGAAAACGACGCTCCCCGCCACCTGGCGGGGAAGCTACTGCTTTGCCCCCTCTGAACGCGAAGATGATTTTCCGGCGGCGATTTTTAGCCAAAGCGTGCCGGACCGCGCGCTGCTGCGCGAAGGCTGGCGCAAGCTCCTGCCGCGTGCGGTGGCGGACCCGTTGAATCCGCAAAGCTGGAAGGGCGGGCGCGGTCATGCGGTATCGGCGCTGGAAATGCCCGAGGCCCCCGAACAGCCCGGATGGGCAACGCCTGCCGCGCACTGGGACGCGCCGCAGTGTATTGAGTGGCATAGCACAAAACTGAATAACACGCGGCGGGTATGGATTTTTACGACAGGCGAAGCCGATGCCAGCGACAGACCGCTGGCGGTACTGCTGGACGGCCAGTTTTGGGCAGAAAGCATGCCCGTTTGGCCCGCCCTGACGGCGTTAACCCAGTCAGGAAAACTGCCGCCTGCGGTCTATCTGCTAATAGACGTTATCGACAATGCGCACCGCAGCGTCGAACTGCCCTGCAACCCGGCATTCTGGCAGGCGCTACAACAGGAACTTCTGCAACAGGTACAAGCCATTGCACCGTTTAGCGATCGCGCCGATCGCACCGTGGTGGCCGGGCAAAGCTTCGGCGGCCTCGCGTCGCTTTACGCCGGGCTTTACTGGCCGGAGCGCTTTGGCTGCGTCCTGAGCCAGTCGGGATCGTACTGGTGGCCGCATCGCGGCGGCCAGGAAGAAGGGCTGATTTTGCAACGCCTCAAAAGCGGCGAGATACAGCCAACAGGATTGCGCATCGTGCTGGAAGCCGGCGTGCGTGAGCCGATTATCTTTCGCGCTAATCAGGCGCTTTTATCACAACTACAGCAAACACAGCAGTCGATTTTCTGGCGTCAGGTTGACGGCGGGCATGATGCGCTTTGCTGGCGTGGCGGGTTAACCGCAGGGCTGATGACGCTCTGGGAACCTTTGGTTCACGCCAACTAG
- a CDS encoding TonB-dependent siderophore receptor, translated as MNNKIKSLALLVNLGIYGVAFPLNAAETASTSETESTGETMVVTAAQQNLQAPGVSTITADEIRKNPVARDVSEIIRTMPGVNLTGNSTSGQRGNNRQIDIRGMGPENTLILIDGKPVSSRNSVRQGWRGERDTRGDTSWVPPEMIERIEVIRGPAAARYGNGAAGGVVNIITKKGGNEWHGSWDTYFNVPEHKDEGSTKRTNFSLSGPMGGDFSFRLYGNLDKTQADAWDINKGHQSERTGIYSDTLPAGREGVINKDINGQVRWDFAPMQSLEFEAGYSRQGNLYAGDTQNTNSNQLVKDNYGKETNRLYRQNYSVTWNGGWDNGVTTSNWVQYEHTRNSRKGEGLAGGTEGIFSTNDYVNIDLADLMLHSEVSIPLDLLVNQNLTLGTEWNQQRMKDLGSNTQTFMGGDVPGATSTNRSPYSQAEIFSLFAEDNIELTDSTMLTPALRFDHHTIVGNNWSPSLNLSQGLGDDFTLKMGIARAYKAPSLYQTNPNYILYSKGQGCYASGGACYLQGNDDLKAETSINKEIGLEFKRDGWLAGVTWFRNDYRDKIEAGYSAVSSNASGTDIYKWENVPKAVVEGLEGTLNIPVSETVNWTNNITYMLQSKNKETGDRLSIIPEYTLNSTLSWQVHQDVSLQSTFTWYGKQQPKKYNYKGQPATGPETEEVSPYSIVGLSATWDVTKNVSLTSGVDNVFDKRHWREGNAQTTGGVTNGVSSYMYGAGANTYNESGRTWFMSVNTHF; from the coding sequence ATGAATAACAAGATCAAATCCCTGGCCTTACTGGTCAATTTGGGTATCTACGGCGTCGCCTTCCCCCTCAACGCCGCAGAGACCGCCTCCACCAGCGAAACCGAATCCACTGGCGAGACGATGGTCGTCACCGCCGCGCAGCAGAACCTGCAGGCTCCCGGTGTTTCCACCATTACCGCTGACGAAATCCGTAAAAATCCGGTGGCGCGCGATGTGTCTGAAATCATCCGTACCATGCCGGGCGTCAACCTGACCGGTAACTCCACCAGCGGCCAGCGCGGCAACAACCGCCAGATTGATATTCGCGGCATGGGCCCGGAAAACACCCTGATCCTGATTGACGGTAAACCGGTGAGCAGCCGTAACTCTGTGCGTCAGGGCTGGCGCGGCGAGCGTGATACCCGTGGCGATACCAGCTGGGTACCGCCGGAGATGATCGAACGTATTGAAGTCATTCGCGGCCCGGCGGCAGCCCGTTATGGTAACGGCGCAGCGGGCGGCGTGGTGAATATCATCACTAAGAAAGGCGGTAACGAGTGGCACGGGTCGTGGGATACCTACTTCAATGTGCCAGAGCACAAAGACGAAGGCTCCACCAAGCGTACCAACTTTAGCCTGAGCGGCCCGATGGGCGGCGATTTCAGCTTCCGTCTGTACGGTAACCTCGATAAAACCCAGGCGGATGCGTGGGATATCAACAAAGGCCATCAGTCTGAACGTACCGGCATTTACTCCGATACGCTGCCCGCAGGTCGTGAAGGCGTCATCAACAAAGATATCAACGGCCAGGTACGCTGGGACTTTGCGCCGATGCAGTCTCTGGAGTTCGAAGCGGGCTACAGCCGCCAGGGCAACCTGTATGCGGGTGATACCCAGAACACCAACAGTAACCAACTGGTGAAAGATAACTACGGCAAAGAGACTAACCGTCTTTATCGTCAGAATTACTCTGTCACCTGGAACGGCGGCTGGGATAACGGCGTGACCACCAGCAACTGGGTACAGTACGAGCACACGCGCAACTCCCGTAAAGGTGAAGGTCTGGCGGGCGGTACGGAAGGGATCTTCTCCACCAACGACTATGTGAATATCGATCTGGCCGATCTGATGTTGCACAGCGAAGTGAGCATTCCGCTCGACCTGCTGGTGAATCAGAACCTGACGCTGGGCACCGAATGGAACCAGCAGCGCATGAAAGATTTAGGTTCTAACACCCAAACCTTTATGGGCGGCGACGTTCCGGGCGCAACCAGCACTAACCGCAGCCCTTATTCGCAGGCTGAGATTTTCTCTCTGTTTGCCGAAGACAACATTGAGCTGACCGACAGCACCATGCTGACGCCAGCGCTGCGTTTTGACCACCATACCATCGTCGGCAACAACTGGAGCCCGTCGCTGAACCTCTCTCAGGGTCTGGGCGATGACTTCACGTTGAAAATGGGTATCGCGCGTGCTTATAAAGCGCCGAGCCTGTATCAAACTAACCCGAACTATATTCTCTACAGTAAAGGTCAGGGTTGCTACGCCAGCGGCGGTGCGTGCTATCTGCAGGGTAACGACGACCTGAAAGCAGAAACCAGCATTAACAAAGAGATTGGTCTGGAGTTCAAACGCGATGGCTGGCTGGCCGGTGTGACCTGGTTCCGTAACGATTATCGCGACAAAATCGAAGCGGGCTACTCTGCGGTTTCCAGCAACGCCAGCGGTACCGATATCTACAAATGGGAGAACGTACCGAAAGCCGTCGTTGAAGGCCTTGAAGGAACGTTGAATATCCCGGTTAGCGAAACGGTGAACTGGACCAACAACATCACCTACATGCTGCAAAGTAAGAACAAAGAGACCGGCGATCGCCTGTCGATCATTCCGGAGTACACGCTGAACTCAACCCTGAGCTGGCAGGTACATCAGGATGTCTCCTTGCAGTCGACCTTTACCTGGTACGGCAAGCAGCAGCCGAAGAAATACAACTATAAAGGGCAACCGGCCACTGGCCCGGAAACGGAAGAAGTCAGCCCTTATAGCATCGTTGGCCTGAGCGCGACCTGGGATGTCACCAAAAACGTCAGCCTGACCAGCGGCGTGGATAACGTCTTCGATAAACGCCACTGGCGTGAAGGTAATGCCCAGACCACAGGTGGTGTCACCAATGGTGTCAGCAGTTATATGTATGGCGCAGGCGCGAATACCTATAACGAATCTGGCCGTACCTGGTTTATGAGCGTGAACACCCACTTCTAA
- the entD gene encoding enterobactin synthase subunit EntD, with product MQTNHSTFTLAHHLLHRIDFQPETFSDGDLLWLPHHADLAHFGKKRRIEHLAGRIAAAYALQPLGLKAIPGIGEQRQPLWPEGIFGSISHSGKRAIATVSPTPVGIDIEHIFSSQLAAEVATQIASPAEIFRLQTSGLPFAIALTLAFSAKESVYKAYSSHAEPCPGFAAAEMTAIDENSLCLRLTSAFSAQLVGKEICVAYEVKGDEVVTCTVTPL from the coding sequence ATGCAAACCAACCATTCTACATTTACCCTCGCCCACCATCTTCTGCACCGTATCGATTTTCAGCCTGAAACCTTTAGCGACGGCGATTTGCTGTGGTTACCGCATCACGCCGACCTGGCGCATTTTGGCAAAAAACGCCGGATTGAACATCTTGCCGGGCGGATTGCCGCCGCGTACGCGCTACAACCTTTGGGCCTGAAAGCCATTCCTGGCATAGGTGAACAGCGCCAGCCACTGTGGCCGGAAGGCATTTTTGGCAGCATCAGTCACAGCGGAAAACGGGCGATAGCCACCGTTTCCCCAACGCCCGTCGGCATCGATATCGAGCATATTTTCAGCTCGCAGCTGGCCGCCGAAGTGGCGACGCAGATTGCCTCGCCTGCGGAAATTTTCCGCCTGCAAACCAGCGGCCTGCCTTTTGCGATTGCCCTGACGCTGGCGTTCTCCGCCAAAGAGAGCGTCTATAAAGCGTACTCTTCACACGCGGAACCCTGCCCGGGATTTGCGGCGGCAGAGATGACCGCGATTGATGAGAATTCGCTTTGTCTGCGCTTAACGTCGGCGTTTTCAGCCCAGCTTGTCGGGAAGGAAATCTGCGTGGCTTATGAGGTGAAGGGCGATGAGGTGGTGACCTGTACGGTTACTCCTCTTTAA
- a CDS encoding NADH:flavin oxidoreductase/NADH oxidase — MSQPKLFTPFRIRNLELDNRIVIAPMCQYSATDGCMNDWHVQHLGQLAQSGAGLLTIEATAVSPEGRITFADVGLYDDRCEEAMGRVIASIRQWSDMPIAIQLAHAGRKASTSKPWEQKGPLAPDEEGGWQTVAPSAIPYNEGHSTPAALDSEGLETVRQQFAEAAKRAARLNVDLIQIHAAHGYLLHQFLSPLSNNRTDNYGGSFENRVRFPLEIFDVVRAAFPADKAISVRISATDWVEGGFNIEEAVEFSRLLEERGVDAIHVSSGGLHPEQQIDVFPGYQVPLARAVKSAVNIPVVAVGLITEPEHAESIVAGGDADFIGLARGVLYNPRWPWHAAAALGAQIHASNQYLRCQPHSLKHLFK, encoded by the coding sequence ATGTCGCAACCCAAGCTGTTTACTCCTTTCCGCATTCGAAATCTTGAACTTGATAATCGTATCGTGATTGCCCCTATGTGCCAGTACTCGGCAACGGATGGCTGCATGAATGACTGGCATGTACAGCATTTAGGGCAGCTGGCGCAGTCGGGTGCAGGGTTACTGACCATTGAAGCGACGGCGGTTTCTCCCGAAGGGCGCATTACGTTCGCGGATGTGGGTCTGTACGACGATCGTTGCGAGGAAGCCATGGGCCGGGTGATTGCTTCCATTCGTCAGTGGTCAGATATGCCTATCGCAATCCAGTTGGCCCATGCGGGCAGGAAAGCGTCCACGTCCAAACCGTGGGAGCAAAAAGGGCCACTCGCGCCTGATGAAGAGGGTGGTTGGCAGACCGTCGCACCTTCCGCTATTCCCTACAACGAGGGGCATTCGACGCCTGCGGCACTGGATAGCGAAGGCTTAGAAACCGTGCGTCAGCAATTTGCGGAAGCTGCGAAACGTGCGGCCCGGCTGAATGTGGATCTTATCCAGATCCACGCCGCACATGGCTATCTGCTGCATCAATTTTTATCGCCGCTGTCGAATAACCGAACGGACAATTATGGCGGTTCTTTTGAGAATAGAGTCCGATTCCCACTGGAAATCTTTGATGTCGTTCGCGCCGCGTTCCCGGCGGACAAAGCAATCAGCGTACGCATCTCGGCAACCGACTGGGTTGAGGGCGGGTTCAACATTGAGGAAGCGGTCGAATTTTCCAGACTGCTGGAAGAACGCGGGGTGGATGCAATACATGTTTCCAGCGGTGGTTTGCATCCTGAACAGCAGATTGACGTTTTCCCAGGCTACCAGGTGCCGCTGGCCCGGGCGGTGAAATCAGCCGTTAACATCCCGGTCGTCGCGGTGGGATTAATTACCGAGCCAGAACATGCCGAGTCAATCGTGGCGGGCGGTGATGCTGATTTTATCGGGCTCGCGCGCGGTGTACTTTATAACCCAAGATGGCCATGGCATGCCGCGGCGGCGCTGGGTGCGCAGATTCATGCGTCGAATCAATATCTTCGCTGCCAGCCACACAGTCTGAAGCATTTATTTAAATAG